The genomic interval TCGAAGTAGCGAAGCGCCGATTCGACATCAGTCGGAATCATGATCTCGTGGTGACGACCCGCTCGGAAGCCGACGCCGAAGCCGTTCTGTGTGAAATTGGCGGATCCCATCCAGGCATCGAGCGGGTCGCGACCCCTCATCCAGACAAAGAGCTTGGAGTGCACGCTAACCCCGCCAGTGACGTACTGCACGCCCAGTCGCCCCGATCCGTCGGGCGGCGCGGCCTGAACGCTGAGGAACCCCTGATGCGTGTCGAGGGTGACGCCCTCGTAACCAGTCATGCCGACCACCAATCGGATGGTGATCTCCCGGCCTCGGTCACGGGCGGCCAACAGCAACCGCGTGCACATCTCCGGAGAGGCATAACCCGAAACGATGCGGATCTCGTCAGCACCCGCATCGATGTAACGGGCGAGCACCGTGTCGAACAGTTGACCGGAATGAAGCGCGGATCCTCCCACGCCTCGACCTTAGGCCGTGGCGCCCCTCAGCCGCTCCTCCTCAACGCGACGAGCCGGCACGATGTGCTGCAGGTTGGGCTCGATCCCCTCGTAAGGGATACGCGCGAACGTACGTAGGACCGCCTCGAACACGATTCGCGCGCCCTCGACCGGAACCGCCATCCCGATCTGCTTACGCACGCTCTCCTTGCCGCCCTTGAACTCGAACGTGTCAGGGAACGTCTGAATACGAGCACGTTCGCGATTCGTCAACGCGCGGTGCTCCTCCCAGTGGTAGACATGCGTCCCACCGCCACCTGATCCCGTGATCGTGTAGGACGGCTTCTTCGCCTCGAGCCTCTTGTAGATCTGGCTGATCTTGGCACCACCAACGTTGAGCTGGAGCTCCGCGGGAATGTCGGCCGTGAATGCATTCTGACCGGGAAGGATGTGCTTGAGTCGTCTGACGACGTCGTCGCTCTGCTTCGTGCGCTCCTGGTTCTCGGCCCACCCCGGAATTCCGGCGAGCGCGGTCTCCACAGAGTTGTCCGCATCGCGATACGGCTCAGGCGAAGGCACCGTGAACTCGAGATCGATATCGTCTCGGATACCGACGATGAGGATGCGATGCCGGCGCTGAGGAATCCCGTACTCCTCGAACTTGTAGAGGTGAGGGTAGAGCTTGTACCCGCCCCGCTGACCTCCCGCGTGCTGGAGGCGATCGAGAATCATCTCGAACGCCATACCGTCGTTCGAGTTCCTCAGCCCGCCCACGTTCTCAGCCACAAACCACTGCGGGGCATACTCATCAATCACTCGTGCGCCGTACTCATAGAGCGGGCCGAAGGTGCCGTCGATGCCCTTCCGCTCACCGACCACAGAGAAGTCGTTGCAGGGAAAGCCGAAGGCGAGACCGTCAATCGGACCCAGCTGCTTCTTGATGTCAAGCTTTCGGACGTCCTCGTGGATGACGTTAGCGCCCTGGAAGTTGTGCTTGTAGGTCGCGCAGGTGTCCTTGTCGTAGTCGGTGGCCCAGGCATGAGCGATGGAGTAACCAGGCACGGACTTGGACGCTTCCCGAGCGCCTGCAGCAATGCC from Microbacterium aurum carries:
- a CDS encoding DNA cytosine methyltransferase, coding for MADIESDQTVFRLGELFSGPGGIAAGAREASKSVPGYSIAHAWATDYDKDTCATYKHNFQGANVIHEDVRKLDIKKQLGPIDGLAFGFPCNDFSVVGERKGIDGTFGPLYEYGARVIDEYAPQWFVAENVGGLRNSNDGMAFEMILDRLQHAGGQRGGYKLYPHLYKFEEYGIPQRRHRILIVGIRDDIDLEFTVPSPEPYRDADNSVETALAGIPGWAENQERTKQSDDVVRRLKHILPGQNAFTADIPAELQLNVGGAKISQIYKRLEAKKPSYTITGSGGGGTHVYHWEEHRALTNRERARIQTFPDTFEFKGGKESVRKQIGMAVPVEGARIVFEAVLRTFARIPYEGIEPNLQHIVPARRVEEERLRGATA